In Suttonella indologenes, one genomic interval encodes:
- the argB gene encoding acetylglutamate kinase, which yields MHASAPALKASDKAAILSEALPYIRRFAGCIFVIKYGGNAMTEETLKEGFAKDVSLLKLVGIHPVIVHGGGPQINAMLEKIGKQGEFVQGMRVTDLETMQIVEMVLGAQVNKEIVSLINQHGGKAVGLTGRDAHFIRARKLLLNTPEQGCIDIGQVGEIERIDCSLLQEMVQDGYIPVVAPIGAGANGEAFNINADVVAGRLAAELNAEKLIMMTNITGVMDKAGNLLTNLSPKKIEALIADGTLSGGMLPKIASALDAAAEGVKAVHIIDGRVLNAMLLEIFTDSGVGSMILAE from the coding sequence ATGCACGCATCCGCTCCCGCGCTTAAAGCCAGCGACAAAGCCGCCATTCTAAGCGAGGCTTTGCCCTATATCCGCCGCTTTGCCGGCTGTATTTTCGTGATTAAATACGGCGGCAATGCCATGACGGAGGAAACACTCAAAGAAGGCTTTGCCAAAGACGTATCTCTGCTGAAATTGGTCGGTATTCATCCGGTGATTGTGCATGGCGGCGGGCCGCAAATAAACGCCATGCTGGAGAAAATCGGCAAGCAGGGCGAATTTGTGCAAGGTATGCGGGTAACAGACCTTGAAACCATGCAAATTGTAGAAATGGTCTTGGGCGCGCAGGTCAATAAAGAAATCGTCTCGCTGATTAATCAGCATGGCGGCAAAGCGGTCGGTTTAACCGGACGCGACGCCCACTTCATCCGCGCGCGCAAACTCCTGCTCAATACGCCCGAACAAGGCTGTATCGATATCGGACAAGTAGGCGAAATCGAGCGCATCGACTGCAGTTTGCTGCAAGAAATGGTGCAAGACGGCTATATTCCGGTCGTCGCGCCGATTGGCGCCGGTGCAAACGGCGAAGCCTTCAATATCAATGCCGATGTGGTCGCAGGACGCCTCGCGGCGGAACTGAATGCGGAAAAGCTGATTATGATGACCAATATCACGGGCGTGATGGATAAAGCCGGCAATCTGCTGACCAATCTCAGCCCGAAAAAAATCGAAGCCCTGATTGCCGACGGCACGCTCTCCGGCGGTATGCTGCCGAAAATCGCCTCCGCCCTTGATGCCGCCGCAGAAGGCGTGAAAGCCGTGCACATCATTGACGGACGCGTGCTTAATGCCATGCTGCTTGAAATTTTCACCGACAGCGGCGTCGGCTCCATGATTTTAGCTGAATAA
- the hisA gene encoding 1-(5-phosphoribosyl)-5-[(5-phosphoribosylamino)methylideneamino]imidazole-4-carboxamide isomerase, producing the protein MLPIPAIDLKDGQCVRLKQGRMEDATVFSHDPVQTAAHWIEQGATRLHLVDLNGAFAGSPQNADVVRAIMAAFPHIPLQIGGGIRDEATACHYWDLGVQYCIIGSKAVSQPQAVAALAAKYPQRLILGIDAKDGYVATDGWANISAVKAAELAAEFDPTHFAAIIYTDISKDGMMGGVNIEQTAALARATPIPVIASGGVSGLADIQALKNSSTPIAGAIIGRALYDGAFSLSEAYQTAGISPRPIRFSDSIDNAVYAQALALRRAVFIEEQGISEAEEIDSPELEARCRHLVLQDAQGNPLATARFYLKDAEQAKIQRVAVAKSARGSGAGKAIMLAAEAHARKMGAKTAVLGAQVHALDFYRSLGYEVCSEEYLDADISHRDMQKTL; encoded by the coding sequence ATGTTACCCATTCCCGCGATAGATCTCAAAGACGGACAATGCGTGCGCCTTAAACAAGGCCGCATGGAAGATGCCACCGTTTTTTCGCATGACCCCGTGCAAACCGCCGCCCATTGGATTGAACAAGGCGCAACCCGCCTGCATTTGGTCGATTTGAACGGTGCCTTTGCCGGCAGCCCGCAAAATGCCGACGTCGTGCGCGCCATTATGGCGGCATTTCCGCATATTCCCCTGCAAATCGGCGGCGGCATCCGCGATGAAGCAACCGCCTGCCATTATTGGGATTTAGGCGTGCAATATTGCATTATCGGCTCCAAAGCGGTCAGCCAGCCGCAGGCAGTCGCCGCCTTAGCCGCCAAATATCCGCAGCGTCTGATTCTCGGCATCGATGCCAAAGACGGCTATGTCGCCACCGACGGTTGGGCAAATATCTCCGCCGTCAAAGCCGCCGAACTGGCAGCCGAATTCGATCCGACACATTTTGCCGCCATTATTTATACCGATATCAGCAAAGACGGCATGATGGGCGGCGTGAATATCGAGCAAACCGCCGCCCTTGCCCGCGCTACCCCTATTCCCGTGATTGCCTCGGGCGGCGTATCCGGCCTCGCCGACATTCAGGCGCTTAAAAACAGCAGCACGCCGATTGCCGGTGCGATTATCGGACGCGCTCTGTATGACGGCGCATTCAGCCTGAGCGAAGCCTATCAAACGGCAGGCATCTCGCCGCGCCCGATTCGCTTTAGCGACAGTATCGACAATGCCGTTTACGCTCAAGCCCTCGCTCTGCGCCGTGCGGTTTTTATTGAAGAACAAGGCATCAGCGAAGCCGAAGAAATCGACAGCCCCGAACTCGAAGCCCGATGCCGCCATTTGGTCTTGCAAGACGCGCAAGGCAATCCGCTGGCGACAGCGCGCTTTTATCTCAAAGATGCCGAGCAAGCGAAAATCCAACGCGTTGCCGTGGCAAAAAGCGCGCGCGGCAGCGGTGCCGGTAAAGCGATTATGCTTGCCGCCGAAGCACATGCGCGCAAAATGGGCGCGAAAACTGCCGTTTTAGGTGCACAGGTACATGCCCTTGATTTCTACCGCAGCCTCGGCTATGAAGTGTGCAGCGAAGAATATCTGGACGCCGACATCTCGCACCGCGATATGCAAAAAACTTTGTAA
- a CDS encoding anhydro-N-acetylmuramic acid kinase, whose translation MTGQYYIGIMSGTSLDGVDVALADFSAMPRILATYQEPFPALLRAEILALAQGASRSLQAIGELDHRLGRLFSDAVLGLLAQETLSARQIRAIGSHGQTVFHHPQGDNPFTMQLGDAHLIAARTGIDTVADFRRKDMAVGGQGAPLVPAFHEYLFARKDSIRIVLNIGGIANISILRPHQDTIGYDTGAGNMLMDAWAQRHTGLDYDKNAAFAKQGQVQNRLLEQLLADEYFRRPAPKSTGREKFHLAWLDAQLATLPDYTPADIQRSLLEFSVRSIATEIERYADKRYRQEIIVCGGGAHNPLLMQRLAQLLADWTIQSSADYGIDSDYLEAAAFAWLAYCHLQGICTNLPAVTGAKRRCILGALHCAD comes from the coding sequence ATGACAGGGCAATACTACATCGGCATCATGTCCGGCACCAGTTTGGACGGCGTAGACGTGGCATTAGCGGATTTTTCCGCCATGCCGCGCATACTGGCTACCTACCAAGAACCCTTTCCCGCCTTACTGCGGGCAGAAATCTTGGCATTAGCGCAAGGCGCTAGTCGCTCCCTGCAAGCCATCGGCGAACTCGACCACCGCCTAGGACGACTTTTTAGCGACGCCGTACTCGGACTACTCGCCCAAGAAACCCTCAGCGCCCGCCAAATTCGTGCCATCGGCAGTCATGGACAAACCGTATTCCATCATCCTCAAGGCGACAATCCTTTCACCATGCAATTGGGCGACGCCCATCTGATTGCCGCGCGCACCGGCATCGACACCGTCGCCGATTTTCGTCGCAAAGACATGGCGGTAGGCGGACAAGGCGCGCCGCTGGTGCCCGCCTTTCATGAATACCTCTTTGCTCGAAAAGACAGCATCCGCATCGTGCTGAACATCGGCGGCATTGCCAATATCAGCATCCTGCGACCTCATCAGGACACCATTGGCTACGACACCGGCGCCGGCAATATGCTCATGGACGCATGGGCACAGCGCCACACAGGACTGGACTATGATAAAAACGCCGCCTTTGCCAAACAGGGACAAGTGCAAAACCGCTTATTGGAACAACTGCTCGCCGATGAATATTTCCGCCGACCGGCACCTAAAAGCACGGGACGAGAAAAATTTCATCTCGCATGGCTGGACGCCCAACTCGCCACACTGCCCGATTACACACCGGCAGACATACAACGCAGCCTCTTGGAATTTAGTGTCCGTAGCATCGCCACAGAAATCGAGCGCTATGCCGACAAGCGCTACCGTCAAGAAATCATCGTTTGCGGCGGCGGCGCGCATAATCCTCTGCTTATGCAAAGACTGGCGCAATTATTAGCCGATTGGACAATACAAAGCAGCGCAGATTACGGCATCGACAGCGACTACTTGGAAGCCGCCGCCTTCGCTTGGTTAGCCTACTGCCATCTGCAAGGCATCTGCACCAACCTCCCTGCGGTAACAGGGGCAAAACGCCGCTGCATTCTCGGCGCATTGCACTGCGCGGATTAG
- a CDS encoding YdcH family protein, with protein sequence MLPEYRDLIAQLRQSDNHFARLFDEHNALDEDINRLMKDPVAAPRDLEIEEMKKKKLALKDQIYAYLQKKEKEQQG encoded by the coding sequence ATGCTTCCAGAGTATCGTGATTTAATCGCCCAACTGCGTCAAAGCGACAATCACTTCGCGCGTTTGTTCGATGAACATAATGCGCTTGACGAAGACATCAACCGCTTGATGAAAGATCCTGTCGCCGCACCGCGCGATTTGGAAATAGAAGAAATGAAAAAGAAAAAATTGGCATTGAAAGATCAAATCTATGCCTATTTGCAAAAGAAAGAAAAAGAGCAGCAAGGCTGA
- a CDS encoding mechanosensitive ion channel domain-containing protein encodes MRTEITRREKVISTLNQELEQAPQSAQHISQEELSALRLNVDQVKIAADGAKIAIQELEAHLLNTQKQCEALNAELQKQANPLTNSAGNGESDTAAQFAACQENVLNIGTILTLQKNLQQLILRQQGLQESLYQRHNELWLQSRRANENTPYAAATALSQQLQRLKAERDRLSAALPFTGDNRMRRFNQQIEMALITRQILIAELQFEFHNIDNRLQELQFADLSSVSLERIHQVKTELQASEQRLGAMQQQLANNMTVMEQQYGLYQRQQQQIPQSVATRHQQLQEQYQAFAEALTNAQAAQQLIMQGVDSQYTELSKNYITSRYDFIAALAHPATFGEKLGKALTTFLGQYAVSFQALWHSLQALSTGKKTHLGIICLAIIGLTAWLTSLANHLVRNYRNVKKISFSTRLILFAFGMSKYNLPYIGLLVMTWAVLRVAKVPAPGSQLILLLSIWFLLITIPYFCVHTLSESHLLTSNTERYRVRRVTTAAAIGSLLLALVFMAQWILSEKLIIDSFRWFFCIFTLLISLPLWRILQNMLHFLAEEHGALYTYRIVRLIVQVIPLGFFLFGCVGAFGYLNLAWLMARYLLIALFYTIVWVSFLGLCKDISLAAKKYVLSHTNNSVFWAQDVINPIHSIFRYGSFLLLLYLLAETYNWNANIPVFRDLFVILRKPLFSGDDDSQFTLMNLILLAVILYVIIQFGRWMKSLCYRWVYARVHDTGMRNSLAVFTQYALVTLGFFLALRIIGLDLTAFTVFAGALGVGIGFGLQTIANNFISGILLLIERPLRGGDIITAGNYTGTVERIGMRTLTLTTFDNESVILPNSDFVTSAFINWSHTDQIVRIVCHFDLSYRHDPHDVEQALMNTLMEMAKKGELIHQQDLECGVYAWDYSERGVTYRVLFYLHIDDHGYLRTRHKVMRALWRTCEQRGFEFAYPKADIAMRELGQDFSPNYAADQMISITDNRSPKL; translated from the coding sequence TTGCGTACGGAAATTACGCGGCGTGAAAAAGTCATTAGCACCCTCAACCAAGAACTCGAACAGGCGCCGCAGTCTGCACAACATATTTCACAGGAAGAACTTAGCGCCTTGCGCCTGAATGTGGATCAAGTCAAAATCGCCGCCGACGGCGCTAAAATCGCCATACAAGAATTAGAAGCGCATTTGCTCAATACGCAAAAACAATGCGAGGCGCTCAATGCGGAATTGCAAAAACAAGCCAATCCGCTGACAAATTCCGCCGGCAACGGCGAATCCGATACCGCTGCGCAATTCGCCGCCTGTCAGGAAAATGTGCTTAACATCGGCACGATACTGACTTTGCAGAAAAATTTGCAGCAATTAATTCTCCGCCAACAAGGGCTGCAGGAAAGCCTCTATCAACGCCATAATGAATTATGGCTGCAAAGCCGCCGCGCCAATGAAAACACGCCCTATGCCGCCGCCACGGCATTATCCCAGCAATTGCAAAGACTCAAAGCCGAGCGCGACCGCCTCAGTGCCGCCCTGCCCTTTACCGGCGACAACCGTATGCGCCGCTTCAATCAGCAAATTGAAATGGCATTGATTACAAGGCAGATATTAATCGCCGAGTTGCAATTCGAATTCCATAATATCGACAACCGCCTGCAGGAATTGCAATTTGCCGATTTGAGCAGCGTCTCGCTCGAGCGGATTCATCAAGTCAAGACGGAATTGCAGGCAAGCGAGCAGCGCTTGGGCGCCATGCAGCAGCAATTAGCCAATAATATGACGGTTATGGAGCAGCAATACGGTTTATATCAGCGTCAGCAGCAGCAAATTCCGCAGAGCGTCGCCACAAGACATCAGCAATTGCAAGAGCAGTATCAAGCCTTTGCCGAAGCACTGACCAATGCCCAAGCGGCGCAGCAATTGATTATGCAGGGCGTGGATTCCCAATACACGGAATTATCCAAAAACTATATTACCAGCCGCTATGATTTTATCGCCGCCTTAGCCCATCCTGCCACTTTCGGCGAAAAATTGGGCAAGGCGCTGACCACGTTTTTAGGACAATATGCGGTTTCCTTCCAAGCCTTATGGCATTCTTTGCAAGCCCTAAGCACAGGAAAGAAAACCCATCTTGGCATAATTTGCCTAGCCATCATCGGGCTGACCGCTTGGCTGACCAGTCTTGCTAATCATCTGGTGCGCAATTATCGTAATGTGAAAAAAATTTCTTTTTCTACACGATTGATTTTATTCGCATTCGGCATGAGTAAATACAATCTGCCCTATATCGGCTTATTGGTGATGACTTGGGCGGTCTTGCGCGTGGCAAAAGTTCCCGCTCCCGGTTCGCAATTGATTTTATTGCTGTCGATCTGGTTTTTGCTCATCACCATTCCCTATTTCTGTGTTCACACCCTCAGCGAAAGCCATTTGCTGACTAGCAATACCGAGCGTTACCGCGTGCGCCGCGTAACCACCGCTGCCGCCATCGGCAGCCTACTGCTGGCATTAGTGTTTATGGCGCAATGGATTCTCTCGGAAAAACTGATTATCGACAGTTTTCGTTGGTTCTTCTGCATTTTTACCCTGCTGATTAGTCTGCCGCTGTGGCGTATCTTGCAGAATATGCTGCATTTTCTTGCCGAAGAACACGGCGCTCTTTATACCTACCGCATCGTGCGCCTGATTGTGCAAGTCATTCCGCTGGGCTTTTTCCTCTTCGGCTGCGTCGGCGCATTCGGTTATCTCAATTTGGCTTGGCTCATGGCGCGCTATTTGCTTATCGCCTTATTTTATACCATTGTTTGGGTGAGTTTTTTAGGCTTGTGCAAAGATATTTCTTTGGCGGCAAAAAAATATGTGCTCAGCCATACCAATAACAGCGTTTTTTGGGCGCAGGATGTCATCAATCCCATTCACAGCATTTTCCGCTACGGCAGCTTCCTTTTGCTGCTCTATCTGCTTGCCGAAACCTATAATTGGAATGCCAATATTCCCGTCTTCCGCGATTTGTTCGTCATCTTGCGCAAGCCCTTATTCAGCGGCGACGACGACAGCCAATTCACCCTAATGAACCTAATTTTATTGGCGGTGATTTTATATGTGATTATCCAATTCGGGCGTTGGATGAAATCGCTGTGCTACCGTTGGGTCTATGCGCGCGTGCATGATACGGGCATGCGCAACTCCCTTGCCGTTTTCACGCAATATGCTTTGGTAACCTTGGGATTTTTCCTTGCGCTGCGCATTATCGGCTTGGATTTGACCGCCTTTACCGTCTTTGCCGGTGCATTGGGTGTGGGCATCGGTTTCGGCTTGCAAACCATTGCCAATAACTTCATCAGCGGCATTTTGCTCTTAATCGAGCGACCGCTGCGCGGCGGCGACATCATCACCGCCGGCAACTACACCGGCACGGTGGAGCGCATCGGTATGCGCACCTTGACGCTGACTACCTTCGACAATGAAAGCGTTATCCTGCCCAATTCGGATTTCGTCACCTCCGCCTTTATCAACTGGTCGCATACCGACCAAATCGTGCGTATCGTCTGCCATTTTGATTTGAGTTATCGCCACGATCCGCATGATGTGGAGCAGGCCCTGATGAACACCCTGATGGAAATGGCGAAAAAAGGCGAACTGATTCATCAGCAAGATTTAGAATGCGGCGTTTACGCTTGGGATTACAGCGAGCGCGGCGTCACCTACCGCGTCTTATTCTATCTGCACATTGACGATCACGGTTATCTGCGCACCAGACACAAAGTCATGCGCGCCCTGTGGCGCACCTGCGAACAGCGCGGTTTTGAATTCGCCTATCCGAAAGCCGATATCGCCATGCGCGAGCTTGGGCAAGATTTCTCGCCTAATTATGCGGCCGATCAGATGATTAGCATAACGGATAACCGAAGCCCCAAACTATAG
- the hisH gene encoding imidazole glycerol phosphate synthase subunit HisH, with amino-acid sequence MRIAIIDYGMGNLHSVHKALQNVAPTAKLCLATAAADIRQADRILLPGQGAIAACMRALQDLDLIDALQTAAREKPFLGICIGPQLMMRRSEENGGVDGLGFFEGEVRRFRPDYRDGDAPIKIPHMGWNRIRQSQAHPLWQHIEDNSYFYYVHSYHLSSNPHSIGSTQYGIVFPAAIARDNIAGLQAHPEKSAQAGLQFLANFVNWQP; translated from the coding sequence ATGCGCATCGCGATTATTGACTACGGCATGGGCAATCTGCACAGCGTACATAAGGCTTTGCAAAACGTTGCCCCGACTGCCAAGCTCTGCCTTGCCACCGCCGCCGCAGACATTCGCCAAGCCGACCGCATCTTATTGCCCGGACAAGGCGCGATTGCCGCCTGTATGCGCGCTTTGCAAGACTTAGACCTGATTGACGCCCTGCAAACGGCGGCGCGCGAAAAACCCTTTTTAGGCATCTGCATCGGGCCGCAATTAATGATGCGGCGCAGCGAAGAAAACGGCGGTGTGGACGGCTTGGGCTTTTTTGAAGGCGAAGTCCGGCGTTTTCGTCCCGATTACCGCGACGGCGACGCACCGATTAAAATTCCGCATATGGGCTGGAACCGCATCCGACAAAGCCAAGCGCATCCGCTGTGGCAGCACATTGAAGATAATAGCTATTTCTACTATGTACATAGCTACCATCTCTCGTCCAATCCGCACAGCATCGGCAGCACGCAATACGGCATCGTCTTTCCTGCCGCCATTGCCCGCGACAACATCGCCGGACTGCAAGCCCATCCTGAAAAATCCGCTCAAGCCGGCTTGCAATTTCTTGCCAATTTCGTGAACTGGCAACCTTAA
- the ppk1 gene encoding polyphosphate kinase 1 yields MTEATSQTIDINTADPKSIYLNRELTWLAFNERVLFEATRSHNPLLERVKFLAIVNNNLDEFFMKRIGGLKQQVAARIHSLSADGRSAQEQIDLCYAKVREIEQQIAKVWKQLQNELKKERIEVTRFAQLSKNKQAQLREYFAENIYPLLTPQAMDPAHPFPFVSNLSLNLLIKLNYPDSNRSSIARVKVPVGQGSKRFINTQDPNSYVFITIEDLIINNLDLLFPNMIVQKVDLFRVTRNAITEKNEENAADLLELIEDELIERRFAPIVRMQYDNNMDPVHKGMLSAELQLQEDKDTFAASGLMEMRDLFEIAGIERNDLKFAPHHPVDHEFFAGEDNIFHAIRKNGPFLTQYPYESFNSTVERLLADASRDPKVIGIKMTIYRTSSDSKIISHLVEASRNGKQVTVVVEVKARFDESANIRWANYLEEAGIHVTYGIVGLKTHAKIIHIIRQDYDGLRRYTHIGTGNYHSGTARQYSDFGFFTADKAVGEDLTELFNYLTTGYSPNREYQRILPAPRHMKAGLLERIGREIAFAQEGKKALIRLKTNALEDVDIVNALYRASQAGVKIQLIVRDSCRLIAGVAGLSENISVTSIVGRFLEHARIYYFYNGGEEEYFIGSADLMHRNLESRVEVLVSIEKTGIRNKLNHFLESQLSDNKNAWLMRPDGSYQLRHNPKTKLGSQERFINDAQKRYKEAHSLRLRKTKSLT; encoded by the coding sequence ATGACTGAAGCGACTTCGCAAACCATCGACATCAATACCGCCGATCCGAAAAGCATCTATCTGAATCGAGAACTCACTTGGCTGGCATTTAACGAACGCGTGCTGTTTGAAGCCACGCGCAGTCATAATCCATTATTAGAGCGCGTCAAATTTCTCGCTATCGTCAATAATAATTTGGACGAATTTTTTATGAAACGCATCGGCGGACTCAAGCAGCAAGTCGCCGCCCGTATTCACAGTCTTTCCGCCGACGGACGCAGCGCCCAAGAACAAATCGATCTCTGCTATGCTAAAGTCCGCGAAATCGAACAGCAAATTGCCAAAGTTTGGAAGCAATTGCAAAACGAATTGAAAAAAGAGCGCATCGAAGTTACGCGCTTTGCCCAATTATCCAAAAATAAACAGGCGCAACTGCGCGAGTATTTCGCCGAAAACATCTACCCTCTGCTTACCCCGCAGGCAATGGATCCGGCGCACCCCTTCCCCTTTGTCAGCAACCTATCGCTGAACCTTCTGATAAAATTGAATTATCCCGACAGCAACCGCAGCTCCATCGCACGCGTCAAAGTGCCGGTCGGGCAAGGCAGCAAGCGCTTTATCAACACGCAGGATCCTAATAGCTATGTCTTTATTACCATTGAAGATCTCATCATCAATAATTTAGACCTGCTCTTTCCCAATATGATTGTGCAGAAAGTGGACTTATTCCGCGTCACGCGCAATGCGATTACCGAAAAAAATGAAGAAAACGCCGCCGATCTGCTCGAACTGATTGAAGACGAACTGATCGAGCGCCGCTTTGCCCCTATCGTGCGCATGCAATACGACAATAATATGGACCCCGTCCACAAAGGTATGCTCTCAGCAGAATTGCAATTGCAGGAAGACAAAGACACCTTTGCCGCAAGTGGCTTGATGGAAATGCGCGATTTATTCGAAATCGCCGGCATTGAGCGTAATGATTTAAAATTTGCCCCGCATCATCCCGTCGATCATGAATTTTTTGCCGGCGAAGACAACATCTTCCATGCCATCCGCAAAAACGGTCCCTTCCTGACCCAATATCCCTACGAATCCTTTAACAGCACGGTGGAGCGTCTGCTTGCCGATGCCAGCCGCGACCCTAAAGTCATCGGCATCAAAATGACCATTTACCGCACTTCATCGGATTCCAAAATCATCTCGCATCTAGTGGAAGCCAGCCGCAACGGCAAACAAGTCACCGTCGTGGTGGAAGTCAAAGCCCGCTTTGACGAATCCGCCAACATCCGCTGGGCAAACTATTTGGAAGAAGCCGGCATTCACGTCACCTACGGCATCGTCGGACTGAAAACCCACGCCAAAATTATACACATCATCCGCCAAGACTATGACGGACTGCGCCGCTATACCCACATCGGCACCGGCAATTATCATTCCGGCACCGCCCGCCAATACAGCGATTTCGGCTTCTTTACCGCCGATAAAGCCGTCGGCGAAGACCTAACCGAACTCTTTAACTACCTCACCACAGGCTATAGCCCCAACCGCGAATATCAACGCATCCTGCCTGCGCCGCGCCATATGAAAGCAGGATTATTGGAACGCATCGGACGCGAAATCGCTTTTGCCCAAGAAGGCAAAAAAGCCCTGATTCGCTTGAAAACCAATGCCTTGGAAGACGTAGACATCGTCAATGCCCTGTATCGCGCCTCGCAAGCGGGCGTCAAAATCCAACTCATTGTGCGCGACAGCTGCCGCCTGATTGCCGGTGTGGCGGGATTATCGGAAAACATCAGCGTCACCAGTATCGTCGGGCGTTTTTTAGAACATGCGCGCATCTATTATTTCTATAACGGCGGCGAAGAAGAATACTTCATCGGCTCGGCCGACCTCATGCATCGCAATCTGGAAAGCCGTGTAGAAGTACTAGTCAGCATTGAAAAAACCGGCATCCGCAACAAACTCAATCACTTCTTGGAAAGCCAATTAAGCGACAATAAAAACGCTTGGCTCATGCGTCCGGACGGTAGCTACCAATTACGCCATAACCCCAAAACCAAACTCGGCAGCCAAGAACGCTTCATCAACGACGCGCAAAAACGTTACAAAGAAGCCCACAGCCTGCGGCTGCGCAAAACCAAATCGCTTACCTAA
- the hisB gene encoding imidazoleglycerol-phosphate dehydratase HisB has product MTRQTRIERHTNETKIDISLNLDGTGKARLNTGLGFFDHMLEQIARHGLLDIDLHVEGDLHVDCHHSIEDTGIALGDALREALGDKRGIYRYGHAYVPLDEALSRVVIDFSGRPGLHFHAQFNRDKIGDIDTEAFFEFFQGFANHARATVHIDNLRGVNNHHIIETIFKAFGRALRMAAAEDPRAAGTIPSTKGCL; this is encoded by the coding sequence ATGACACGTCAAACCCGCATCGAACGCCATACCAATGAAACCAAAATCGACATCAGCCTTAATCTCGACGGCACGGGCAAAGCCCGCCTCAATACAGGACTGGGCTTTTTCGACCACATGCTCGAGCAAATCGCGCGCCACGGATTATTGGATATAGACCTGCACGTCGAAGGCGATTTGCACGTCGATTGCCACCACAGTATTGAAGATACCGGCATTGCGCTCGGCGACGCCCTGCGCGAAGCCTTGGGAGACAAACGCGGCATTTACCGCTACGGACATGCCTATGTGCCGCTGGACGAGGCCTTATCGCGCGTGGTTATCGATTTTTCAGGCCGCCCCGGTCTGCATTTTCATGCTCAATTCAACCGCGATAAAATCGGCGACATCGACACCGAAGCCTTTTTTGAATTTTTCCAAGGCTTTGCCAATCATGCCCGCGCCACCGTCCACATCGACAATCTGCGCGGCGTGAACAATCATCACATCATCGAAACCATCTTCAAGGCTTTCGGGCGCGCCCTGCGTATGGCGGCGGCAGAAGATCCGCGCGCCGCCGGCACCATTCCCTCGACCAAAGGCTGCTTATAA